atttttttcatacacgcatgcaatatatatattatttctataaCAAATTATACtgtttcatataaatatataaactatgtattttatatatgtttaaacattgtttattatattaaattcttatgaaatcaaatatttattagactaattaatatactaaaataatattaatagtaaatataaatGATTAGTACTATGATGTTattaatgcatataaatatatacattaataatatataataatttaaatatataaataaatagaatcTATATTATTAGtactattatatattaatgtgtgtgtaaaattatatatatatatatatataaatataaataatgttaagaTATTATTATAAAAGGTTGCATAACATTTTTCAGTAatgaaaaactcatttttacACATGAATGCACATCCATCTTATCTTTTCATGAACACACAAAAGACAACTGTTAAAGAAAGCGTAATCTATTTCTATGAATTGTGCTCTTAAAGAGTTTGATCTTCACTTTAACACCTTTACGTTAGTGGTGGGGTACGACACAGCAAAAAGGAGCATCATTCAATATCACCAGTGCTAAAAACAACACTAATATCGGCTTATGACCAATATGATATCCATATCATGCATCTCTCTCCTAATGTTTTCTCTGGTTAGTTGGCTGTCAGCGCTGGAGGGCACTAAATGGCTGCAGCATCTGTCTCTGCTGCTGAAAGCGTCTCTTCTGGTGGTGAACGCAGTGGATCGGGACCGCAGGCCTGTGCTGGTGCACTGCTCCGACGGCTGGGACCGGACGCCTCAGATAGTGGCGCTGTCCAAACTGCTGCTGGACCCCTTCTACAGGACCATCCAGGTCTTTCTGCACTTTTTTAGAAGAATAACATGCATCGTTTACAACATGGCACAATTTTAGTGCACATTCAGACATGACCTGACCGCAAACCGCCGTTTAATATGTCCTCTCTCTGCTTTTATGGACACATCTTTAGGATCTAAATATAAAGGTGTAGTCTAGTAGATTCAAAATGTTTAGTGCACTAAGATGTATTTAATCATTCTCTTTATGCACCAATATAACAATACATAGTAATAAAGGCAATATTTATGTACAGTGTTGGGACTTTTTTGATGTTCACATAAAAGAATCACTGAGTTTTGAATTGATTGCTATTAACTGCATTGCTATTCTGAAAGTTAACTAAGAATAAGAGTTTTTGTTTGGTCTCCGCAGGGTTTTCAGGTGCTGGTCGAGACCGAGTGGTTGGATTACGGTCATAAGTTCGCCGACCGCTGCGGCCACGGCGAGAACGCGGACGATCTGAACGAGCGCTGTCCGGTGTTCCTGCAGTGGCTGGACTGCGTTCATCAGCTCCAGAGACAGTTCCCATGCTCCTTTGAGTTCAGCGAGGCCTTTCTGGTACTCATTGTCATTGCTTTGATCAATGCTTGTTCcagggtttctgcaggttttaTGAAGGTAAATTTAAGACTTCTTTAAGAGCTTTTTAAGACCAAGTAACGGAAAATCTAAGGAATAAATCGAAGGAAAAACAATATGTCAGTATGTTCTCTAAATGTGAATGTCTAGGGAGAAACACACTGAGTTGTATCAGAGTTTGGAAAATACAACTTCCAATAGatctttattacattttaattcaatCACACTGCAGAAAAgcgatgttcttcctcagtatttttgttttgttttccagtgaAATTGTCTAAAGAgtcttaaatcaagatggaaatacaaaatgacacaaaatcttgttttctgtgaaaatgatcaaaatgaagtgagtttatgatcaaaacaataacaaatatctgccaatgggctcagaaaaatcaacttaattcaaaggaaaGTTTTCAGAACTCGttgacagatatttgttcttgatttaagcataaactcacttcattttgttcaaattttcaagaattctttttaattttgcatCTCCAGAAAATGAATCttgatttaaagatgtttagatgtttgtattgggaaaacaggacaaaaatactgaggaagaacatcattttttgcaaTGCATGTAACAGGTAATAccatgactttatgaatttaagACTTTCTGCTCtgaattaagatctttttaagACCTGCAGAAACCCTGTTGTTCAGATTAGTTCTCAGGCCCGGTGGAAATAAACATGCATGCTTTCATATATCACGACAGCGGCTGTCTTTGTGCCTTTAGGTGAAGTTAGCACAGCACACGTACTCGTGTCTGTTCGGGACGTTCCTGTGCAACAGCGTGAAGGAGCGAGAGGAGCGGCGCGTTCAGGAGAAGACGTGCTCCGTTTGGTCTCTGCTGCGCCCGACGAACACGTCCTTCCACAACATCCTCTACTCGCCGCGCTCAGAGACTGTACGCTTGCTCTGGAATCATGTCTGCTGTCCTGTGTTACATTTAAAGTAGTATGCGCACATCTAAACATCACTTAAGCAGGAGGAAAGCAAAGGAACCGACACACTGCTATTTCTGCTCCCAAAGAAGTTTAATAATCGACCACAGATGAAGACCGCTTGTGATCAAAACATGGCAATTTATTAAACTTCTTTGCTGTCCTGTGCTCTCACATATTGCagccagggttattatagttaactacaAACTTTAgctacttgaaataaaataaactttaactgaagtataataaaatataagggTCTGCAGggtttttaaaatgatatttaaggctttttaagtacggagccctgcacatgacatgcagacaAATAATATACATCGTGGTcacaaattaagaattcatTCCTGGTATTGATTTAACTACAACAAGGAAACAAATTATTGCAACGTGTCTGTGATTTAGTAAAACATGGGAACAAATTTAAGCCCTTTTTTAAGATTTGGACTTTTATGGTAACAACGATGATTTAAACAAGTTTACAGTTCAAATAATACAGATTTTGACAAAAACAAgaagttttataaaatgataaacctcaaaaatcagataaaaatcaaaaaaaaaactaatatagcagtgatactaaaataactattttcagcattgataataatcataaatgtttcttgatcatcaaatcagcatatcagaatgatttctgaaggatcatgtgacactgaagactggagtaatgatgctgaaaattcagctttgatcacaggaataaatgacagtttcacatagaaaacagttattttaaattgtaaaaatattccaaattttttctgtatttttgatcaaataaatcagGTTTTGCACCCAGTGTGTCATGTGAGGAATCTGATGCTATGGAGTGCCGTCTACCTGCCTAATTCCGCCCCCTCCACGCCTTCTGATGAGTCATGTGTGCCACACTCCGCCCCCTCAGCCTCACCCGAGGACACACCTGTGAGCAGGTAAATGACACGTGACGTATGCGTTCTTTTCACCACTTAAacgttcctgtagctcaaacagcagAGCGTAAAACTGTGTTTTCTTTGCTGGCGATTTTGCAGGTTACCAAAGACTCGGTCATATGACGACCTGCCCTCATCGTGTGAGGGTTTAACCCCAAACCGCCGCAGCAGCGACCCCAACAGGAAGGAGAAGTGGCAGGACCACCTGCTCGGCCTGGAGATGAGCGTGACGGCAGAGCCGGACAGAAACCACACGCAGACGTCCGAACGCAGCGCTCTCGGCTTCAACACGAACGATTCTGAAGCATTAAACGGGACGGAGCTTTCAGTGACTGACAGCCAAACGGAACACATCTCACAGGAAGTGAGAGAAGAGGATAACAGGAAGCTGGAAGTTCTAAAAAACACGCCTGCCTTCGATGTTCCAGATGACTTTGACAGTGAGGACCAAACGTCTGGATCGCCTGAAGATCACGCTGAAAAACACCCACATAATGAAAACACTGAGTTACCATCAGACGGATTACATCTAAATAATCACGCCCCCTTTACTATTACCCACGATCCTTCAGAATCTAGCAGCCAGTCTTCCACGGAGAGTTCTTCCAGTCCAAACCACACTCTTAACGGCGTCTGCTCACCTTCCCAGCATCCCGTTCATCCTCTTTCTCTGCCTTCGGCCAATCAGGACAGCCAACAGACGTCTCCAACGTCGCCCCACAAGCCCGTCGGGCGAGGGTCCGCAGCGGCGTTAGGGCACCTGGATACGGACGGGTTGAGTCTGCACAGCGACGCCGTACAGGTGCGTCTGCGGCAGATGGAGGCGGGGCATCAGCTGCAGGTGGAGACGCTGAAGAAACAGGTGCAGGAGCTCTGGAGCCGTCTGCACATCAACGGGAAGCTGGTGAGGAGAATGCACACGTTACGCAATTCCTGTTCGATATCGAAACACTTTAGTGCTAGTAAATCACATGAGTGGACTGGAATTAACTGCTATAcaaatcaaataatttaattaaggTCTGTttacaccaaggatgataactatagctttagcgccaccaactgtccaaagttgcactcacattatgttaataactttggctagaaacaaaattttgattccttggctcaagacgattCGACTGCACCCTTTGTCAtcattttccatcatgaaaatgtttccgctatttttaattttccgaaaaacatacttttttgaaCTCCTCCTTGGCCGTTGCTCtgattttcacgaaaattgaaccagatcatcatTAGACCAAGCTGACAAAAATTTATAGAATTCAAGTCGATTCATCTGTTTTTGAATAACGCACAAACGAATTTACGTAGCGCTCGCAAAAATAGACACAAGGCTGTATCTCTCTTATCGTATTCAGActaaacttggtacatgtcatcacaagcatgacctcaGACTACAAGCTGCATTTcggcacagcgccacctactggtccggagatccgaaaaatagctatttttgcttataacttctgaacggcgtcggccattttgaattttgtgctaaaatgctgtattttatgaacacaTTAGCGTATTGTTACGAAACTTGGTATGGGTCATCGgcacgatgccctgaaggagcctaaGAAGTTTTGagccagcgccacctagtggtaaaataaaatattcacatgCTTACATCTTTGGATTTGGTTGATTTTCACGGGAGTCATctccttagactcctgaatccttgccgagtccaacgattccaaacatgctaggttttgccttatggtttgtgcaacgttGTGATTTAGCGTTAAAACAACTTTTGCGAATACCTTCAAAactgttagtccgatcgagacgaaaTTGGAAACATAGGTTGTTGGTTAAACACTAATGgccaaatgtcaaaaaaaaaaagttattaaaatcaggtgtgggtcattttttaacccctaaataaaatgagatatttaCAACAAATTTGACACGCTTATGTATGCGGGCACACAAAAAAGCAGTGGGACTGcaccacttggtggcgctataattaaacaaaacatgaaatcgGCTCTAACTACAGTAGTGTTTGTCTGATTGACTTCAAAATTAACATGCATGTCTTTGTCTCAGTCGCTATCATAGTCCATTATGACGTTGGTGTAACATGAAAAACATGGctgtcattttaattacaaaaaatggTTTTGCATATTGCTATATTTTACGAACGCACTGGCATATCGTTACGAAACTCAGTATTTGTCATCGCACTATGCCCTGAAGGTACTCAACAAGTTTCATATTTTATAGTTATATATTATAGTTATTGTAGTTTTGTTAGTGTCCTTGGTGTAAACAGCCTTTAATCTCATTAATGCTGTTCACTGTGGCAGCTCTAACACTTCCTCTTTCTCTGGGCCGCAGACGTCTCTGCCGGACGGGGAGAACAACCTCGAGTCTGGCTGTTTGCAGCGCTGCGGTGCCACTGAACTCCTGTCCGAATCCAGCTGGGAACAGATCGAGCAACAGGAAGCAGAGGTGAGCGGATCAGGAAGAGAGGACGTGACGGGAATTCACAAGTTACCTCTGTTTGTGTGGTTTTTCCAGCATCGTTTCCCATTATTAAGAGCCAGTTCACTTCAGTTCTGCTCACATTACACTGATTGAGTGCAGTGTGAATGTGACCTCAAGGCCCTCGTACACTTCAAACTAAATCGAAAAACGAACTGGTGTGacgtcattttgaacaaaatcagacCAAAACAAACTTCGTGTGAAGTTCGGAAAAGTTCGCTCCGTTGCCTTCGAACTCCCATTGGTCTGTGGTGATGGGACCACAGCAcgtatttacatattcatctgaTCGTAGTAGTGTTGACTTGTTCCGTTTGTGTCCAGGTGACACAGTGGTACTCGGATCACCCGGCGTCCCGTTGCTATGGATGCGAGAGGACGTTCTGGCTGGCGACAAGGAAGCATCACTGCAGGTGAGTCGGTGATACACTCAgaaattaaaggaatattccatGTTTATTAATGTGCAGCATTAAAATACTCACTAGTACAGCCACAAgacaaactgtgtgtgtgtgtgttaacatGATTCTAGTGTGAAAATCACTTATCAACCTTTCctgtttaaaggggtcatgaactgtaaTCCTGTGTTTGTGTCGATctcacatttactgcagcaatgACATGTGAATCAGTGGGCGCTCTAAAACTCTACAACTGATGAACTAatcttcacatttctgcttttaaatcctTCCTGCCTCATTCTCTGCTTCACTGTAACctccatttttgttttgtgtttgttgttgttttttttaaagaaaccaaGGGAtgagttaaaatattttttgtggtaatcaacattatgccatgAATGTTATGGACTGAGCTTAACCTGCACTGAAGTGTTTCACACCACACTTAACCCTGGTTAACGTCTTTTTAATCACGGGTTAAGCAACATTTCACACTTAAAAGAGGGCTAACATCACTTACAGCGTCTCATTGTTCGTGTGAATTGAGGGCCTTAGCAAACTTTAAAGAGTTTAATTTATAATTgaactgaatttaaatttaatatactatttattaaaaagtttaagaaaaagaaaacaacgtaacctattttttcccccagttcTTGAACTTCTGTAATCACAAAATTAATTGTGGTTgattcatttaatatatataaattaattttaatatatttaatatgagGTTCTGTTATGTTCCATATGTAGCGCAGCTCACTGAATCAGAGGGTACGTTCACACGACAATGATGTAGTAAAAACGGAaacgtttttcctttgtgtttttactgtacagacaacactgtcaaaatgatccccgttcacacggatccgcaaaaacgactaaaaacgctgtattctgctgctaggccagtagatggcgacgTCACTTTATAAAGTGAACACAAAATACCCATGAtgtcacaaatttgcatttttgtagtttacacagagacgatattgatttcaaaaacttgcactttgaaatccattttcaaaagttttatttcCATTGTcgaacgcataaaaagtttgtctgtttttaaacGGGCCTGAGTGTGACTGTCGTCtgaccctctctctctctctctctcgttctgcTGCAGCGGCAGAGAGCCGGTTGATGAGGCCTGGTGAGACTCTCCTGCTCTTCCTCCTTCACTTCCTCTGTCTGTCCATCCTTCTTTCCCCTCTCACCTAAACCAGTGTCACACTGCGTATCATTTCACATTGACATCATCCTCCACTGTAACCACCTGTAGCAGCGAATGCTTGTTCTCACACTAGAGCTTTTGCTGCAAATCCAGTTCAGTTTGTTCAGCTGTGCTTCAGATTTTCACACCAGTGAACCAAACTCAAGTCCATTTCGTGTGAATTATGTCAAACTAAAGTACATTAGAAGCTTGAATTCCTCACTCTCTCACCCCTGCAGGAACTGTGGGAACGTGTTCTGCGCCAGCTGCTGCGACCAGAAGGTGGCGGTACCGAGTCAACAGCTCCGTGAGCCAAACCACGTGTGCCAGGCGTGTTACGGGCACCTCCGGCCCTCAGCCGTTCCCCCGGCGCTCCCTCCTGCTGACCTCGAGCTGGAGAAGCCCATCACTGCCAGCTCCAACTGAGAGCGACTCAGAGCCCAAATAAACTGACCTGAGAAGAGCCCAGAACCGGCTCAACGTCAGCGTTAAAGGGATGTAGATCGCCTGAAATGATCGttcggtcatcatttactcaccctcatgtcgttctgtcatttcactcggcggccatcgtAGAAACacctctttttttatttagaaggcgggacttattctgccatattgcgaGTTGCACTTTTTCCCCATTCATATTAATGTGAGTCCACCGTCTTTGTGAATCTCaagtatatatgactttcttctatgGATCACAAAAGGAAATGTTTAACATCCGGGGCTGGATTCACGAAAATATTCCTAAGAAATTTCTCTAAGAAGTTTGTGCAATTCCTGAAAAGTTCTTATGAAATTCTCAGATATTTTCTTAAGaacatcttaattttttttcctcaagaaGAAAATGACAGACTTTTTATCTGATGTGTTTATCGGATTGCACGGCGGTTCTTGCCGAAGACTCGACGATAAACACCTCAAAGGTcgtattttttataataagcaAGCACACTATTTTTGTCTCGGCTGGTTTGATGAGAGTTCAGGGACTGGATTCATGAAAATCTTCTTAACTCTTTCCTCACCATTGACAATTTTCCAgctttccatgttttcactgttatatggtagggggcgctattgcaccttctgaaagagtacagatcAAAAGCAACACTTTGAACCAAATCtgagcattttttttcccaaagacTACAACATGTGCGtcagcaatgcttctatcgcttgtttctgcttctcctgtgttttgatccagagattctggactctttcagaagatgtgtaatagtgccccctactgtataacagtgaaaacatggatcgccagaaaattccatcaatggcggggaaagagttaagaagTTAAGACATTTCTTAAGACACATTGAGATGCTGTGATgtgattggtccgctggttagtccagttatccaatcacagcctcgCCTGAATTTATTGTTGGGcatcgagggatttattcagtaaacgTTTTTCATTGATCGCTCTCAGCAGCAGGACGGCGTCGGGATGTTCtttaacagtatatcgctgcaaagCAATTTCCAACTTTTTATTTCTAaccgaagaacgaaaaagaccTTCGCAGTGAGTATATCGGGTCATTGAAACGTACGGGACGTGTGCACGAGTAATACGTttctggctgcagttcacttaacggccaccggtgtcgctaataacaacgtttaatcaaaataaaacaaatcacgATACAGCTTAGTGCgatttaaatattactaaatttaaaatttattcaaaGTCACGTCACACATAATCAATCTTCAGAAAATTCAtgcacatctctctctctttctctctctctctctctctatatatatatatataattaatagtaATTTGCATCATATGTAGCAAGTGTTATATGGTAATACTTGATATTACAAGACAAATTGGA
This Ctenopharyngodon idella isolate HZGC_01 chromosome 5, HZGC01, whole genome shotgun sequence DNA region includes the following protein-coding sequences:
- the LOC127513164 gene encoding myotubularin-related protein 3-like isoform X1, encoding MVEEGQQSLEAHGSPVPEDEQVVFPLLHGECVEHVGRAEESVIALTSYRLHIKLQENAVNVPLQLIESVECRDLTQLHLTCKDCKVIRCNFLSSERCQDWLRRISAVVRPPARLEELFAFAFLSCSTSVSAEDRELHDGICRAGGHQWRFKRELERMGFDTHSAWRISNINSNYRVCTSYPEQIIVPAVVTDQELENVAAFRSWKRIPAVVYRHQSSGAVIGRCGQPEVSWWGWRNADDEHLVQAIAKACVTDPASNAAQANGSHVHRHAKADSDPHMANGNVEVEPSATPPQKLLIMDARSYAAAVANRAKGGGCECPEYYPNCEVMFMGMANIHSIRKSFQCLRTLCAQIPDPVNWLSALEGTKWLQHLSLLLKASLLVVNAVDRDRRPVLVHCSDGWDRTPQIVALSKLLLDPFYRTIQGFQVLVETEWLDYGHKFADRCGHGENADDLNERCPVFLQWLDCVHQLQRQFPCSFEFSEAFLVLIVIALINACSRVSAGFMKVKLAQHTYSCLFGTFLCNSVKEREERRVQEKTCSVWSLLRPTNTSFHNILYSPRSETVLHPVCHVRNLMLWSAVYLPNSAPSTPSDESCVPHSAPSASPEDTPVSRLPKTRSYDDLPSSCEGLTPNRRSSDPNRKEKWQDHLLGLEMSVTAEPDRNHTQTSERSALGFNTNDSEALNGTELSVTDSQTEHISQEVREEDNRKLEVLKNTPAFDVPDDFDSEDQTSGSPEDHAEKHPHNENTELPSDGLHLNNHAPFTITHDPSESSSQSSTESSSSPNHTLNGVCSPSQHPVHPLSLPSANQDSQQTSPTSPHKPVGRGSAAALGHLDTDGLSLHSDAVQVRLRQMEAGHQLQVETLKKQVQELWSRLHINGKLTSLPDGENNLESGCLQRCGATELLSESSWEQIEQQEAEVTQWYSDHPASRCYGCERTFWLATRKHHCSGREPVDEAWNCGNVFCASCCDQKVAVPSQQLREPNHVCQACYGHLRPSAVPPALPPADLELEKPITASSN
- the LOC127513164 gene encoding myotubularin-related protein 3-like isoform X3 gives rise to the protein MVEEGQQSLEAHGSPVPEDEQVVFPLLHGECVEHVGRAEESVIALTSYRLHIKLQENAVNVPLQLIESVECRDLTQLHLTCKDCKVIRCNFLSSERCQDWLRRISAVVRPPARLEELFAFAFLSCSTSVSAEDRELHDGICRAGGHQWRFKRELERMGFDTHSAWRISNINSNYRVCTSYPEQIIVPAVVTDQELENVAAFRSWKRIPAVVYRHQSSGAVIGRCGQPEVSWWGWRNADDEHLVQAIAKACVTDPASNAAQANGSHVHRHAKADSDPHMANGNVEVEPSATPPQKLLIMDARSYAAAVANRAKGGGCECPEYYPNCEVMFMGMANIHSIRKSFQCLRTLCAQIPDPVNWLSALEGTKWLQHLSLLLKASLLVVNAVDRDRRPVLVHCSDGWDRTPQIVALSKLLLDPFYRTIQGFQVLVETEWLDYGHKFADRCGHGENADDLNERCPVFLQWLDCVHQLQRQFPCSFEFSEAFLVKLAQHTYSCLFGTFLCNSVKEREERRVQEKTCSVWSLLRPTNTSFHNILYSPRSETVLHPVCHVRNLMLWSAVYLPNSAPSTPSDESCVPHSAPSASPEDTPVSRLPKTRSYDDLPSSCEGLTPNRRSSDPNRKEKWQDHLLGLEMSVTAEPDRNHTQTSERSALGFNTNDSEALNGTELSVTDSQTEHISQEVREEDNRKLEVLKNTPAFDVPDDFDSEDQTSGSPEDHAEKHPHNENTELPSDGLHLNNHAPFTITHDPSESSSQSSTESSSSPNHTLNGVCSPSQHPVHPLSLPSANQDSQQTSPTSPHKPVGRGSAAALGHLDTDGLSLHSDAVQVRLRQMEAGHQLQVETLKKQVQELWSRLHINGKLTSLPDGENNLESGCLQRCGATELLSESSWEQIEQQEAEVTQWYSDHPASRCYGCERTFWLATRKHHCSGREPVDEAWNCGNVFCASCCDQKVAVPSQQLREPNHVCQACYGHLRPSAVPPALPPADLELEKPITASSN
- the LOC127513164 gene encoding myotubularin-related protein 3-like isoform X4 encodes the protein MVEEGQQSLEAHGSPVPEDEQVVFPLLHGECVEHVGRAEESVIALTSYRLHIKLQENAVNVPLQLIESVECRDLTQLHLTCKDCKVIRCNFLSSERCQDWLRRISAVVRPPARLEELFAFAFLSCSTSVSAEDRELHDGICRAGGHQWRFKRELERMGFDTHSAWRISNINSNYRVCTSYPEQIIVPAVVTDQELENVAAFRSWKRIPAVVYRHQSSGAVIGRCGQPEVSWWGWRNADDEHLVQAIAKACVTDPASNAAQANGSHVHRHAKADSDPHMANGNVEVEPSATPPQKLLIMDARSYAAAVANRAKGGGCECPEYYPNCEVMFMGMANIHSIRKSFQCLRTLCAQIPDPVNWLSALEGTKWLQHLSLLLKASLLVVNAVDRDRRPVLVHCSDGWDRTPQIVALSKLLLDPFYRTIQGFQVLVETEWLDYGHKFADRCGHGENADDLNERCPVFLQWLDCVHQLQRQFPCSFEFSEAFLVKLAQHTYSCLFGTFLCNSVKEREERRVQEKTCSVWSLLRPTNTSFHNILYSPRSETVLHPVCHVRNLMLWSAVYLPNSAPSTPSDESCVPHSAPSASPEDTPVSRLPKTRSYDDLPSSCEGLTPNRRSSDPNRKEKWQDHLLGLEMSVTAEPDRNHTQTSERSALGFNTNDSEALNGTELSVTDSQTEHISQEVREEDNRKLEVLKNTPAFDVPDDFDSEDQTSGSPEDHAEKHPHNENTELPSDGLHLNNHAPFTITHDPSESSSQSSTESSSSPNHTLNGVCSPSQHPVHPLSLPSANQDSQQTSPTSPHKPVGRGSAAALGHLDTDGLSLHSDAVQVRLRQMEAGHQLQVETLKKQVQELWSRLHINGKLTSLPDGENNLESGCLQRCGATELLSESSWEQIEQQEAEVTQWYSDHPASRCYGCERTFWLATRKHHCRNCGNVFCASCCDQKVAVPSQQLREPNHVCQACYGHLRPSAVPPALPPADLELEKPITASSN
- the LOC127513164 gene encoding myotubularin-related protein 3-like isoform X2, with product MVEEGQQSLEAHGSPVPEDEQVVFPLLHGECVEHVGRAEESVIALTSYRLHIKLQENAVNVPLQLIESVECRDLTQLHLTCKDCKVIRCNFLSSERCQDWLRRISAVVRPPARLEELFAFAFLSCSTSVSAEDRELHDGICRAGGHQWRFKRELERMGFDTHSAWRISNINSNYRVCTSYPEQIIVPAVVTDQELENVAAFRSWKRIPAVVYRHQSSGAVIGRCGQPEVSWWGWRNADDEHLVQAIAKACVTDPASNAAQANGSHVHRHAKADSDPHMANGNVEVEPSATPPQKLLIMDARSYAAAVANRAKGGGCECPEYYPNCEVMFMGMANIHSIRKSFQCLRTLCAQIPDPVNWLSALEGTKWLQHLSLLLKASLLVVNAVDRDRRPVLVHCSDGWDRTPQIVALSKLLLDPFYRTIQGFQVLVETEWLDYGHKFADRCGHGENADDLNERCPVFLQWLDCVHQLQRQFPCSFEFSEAFLVLIVIALINACSRVSAGFMKVKLAQHTYSCLFGTFLCNSVKEREERRVQEKTCSVWSLLRPTNTSFHNILYSPRSETVLHPVCHVRNLMLWSAVYLPNSAPSTPSDESCVPHSAPSASPEDTPVSRLPKTRSYDDLPSSCEGLTPNRRSSDPNRKEKWQDHLLGLEMSVTAEPDRNHTQTSERSALGFNTNDSEALNGTELSVTDSQTEHISQEVREEDNRKLEVLKNTPAFDVPDDFDSEDQTSGSPEDHAEKHPHNENTELPSDGLHLNNHAPFTITHDPSESSSQSSTESSSSPNHTLNGVCSPSQHPVHPLSLPSANQDSQQTSPTSPHKPVGRGSAAALGHLDTDGLSLHSDAVQVRLRQMEAGHQLQVETLKKQVQELWSRLHINGKLTSLPDGENNLESGCLQRCGATELLSESSWEQIEQQEAEVTQWYSDHPASRCYGCERTFWLATRKHHCRNCGNVFCASCCDQKVAVPSQQLREPNHVCQACYGHLRPSAVPPALPPADLELEKPITASSN